In the genome of Hymenobacter taeanensis, one region contains:
- a CDS encoding KUP/HAK/KT family potassium transporter — protein sequence MDAKHQHTAVSTAGLLIALGIIYGDIGTSPLYVMKSIIQSQSVSPGQIDSHLVYGGISCVFWTLTLQTTIKYVLLTLNADNNGEGGIFSLYALVRRRAGWLTIPAIIGGSALLADGVITPPISVSSAIEGLEAVYPHIPTVPIVIGILMALFLLQSFGTQIVGKAFGPIMLIWFSMLGVLGGVWIAEHPQILKALNPYYAYDLLVHYPGGFWLLGAVFLCTTGAEALYSDLGHCGKGNIRISWIFVKTALLLNYMGQGAWLITHQGEMLGTRNPFYELMPEWFLLIGIGIATIAAIIASQALITGSFTLVAEAIRLNMWPKVKLNYPTDVKGQLYVPSMNRLLLAGCIGVVLYFQKSENMEAAYGLAITLTMLMTTLLLTMWLYSKRVPMVAIGLFVLVYGAIEGSFLVANLIKFPHGGWVSLAIGATLMGVMYVWLRAYYIKRRLTEFVKIEPYMEALKQLSDDESISKYATHLVFMSSAERASEIESKIIYSIFQKRPKRADIYWFVHVDTTDEPYTMEYKVTELAPDDAFRITFRLGFRVEQRINLYFRKVVEDLVRNKEVDITSRYESLSKQHVTGDFRFVVLEKFLSVENEFPLVEKLVMQAYFYIKQFIASEDKYFGLDTSSVKVEKVPLVITPVRDVALKRIQ from the coding sequence ATGGACGCAAAACATCAGCACACCGCTGTGTCGACGGCCGGTTTGCTTATCGCCCTCGGTATTATTTACGGGGACATTGGAACATCTCCGCTGTACGTGATGAAATCCATCATCCAGTCGCAGTCGGTAAGCCCGGGGCAAATTGATTCGCATTTGGTGTATGGCGGTATCTCCTGCGTTTTCTGGACGCTCACGCTCCAGACCACCATTAAGTATGTACTGCTCACCCTCAACGCGGATAACAACGGGGAAGGCGGTATTTTCTCTCTGTACGCCCTGGTTCGGCGGCGGGCGGGGTGGCTAACAATCCCGGCTATCATTGGGGGTTCTGCCCTGCTGGCCGACGGAGTAATTACGCCGCCCATTTCGGTTTCGTCGGCCATTGAGGGGCTTGAAGCCGTGTATCCGCATATTCCTACGGTGCCCATTGTTATTGGCATTCTGATGGCCCTGTTCCTGCTGCAAAGCTTTGGCACCCAGATTGTGGGCAAGGCATTCGGGCCGATCATGCTCATCTGGTTCTCCATGCTGGGCGTGCTGGGCGGGGTCTGGATTGCCGAACACCCCCAGATCCTGAAGGCCCTGAACCCCTATTACGCTTACGACCTGCTGGTGCATTACCCGGGCGGTTTCTGGCTGTTGGGGGCCGTATTCCTGTGCACCACCGGGGCCGAGGCCTTGTACTCCGACTTAGGCCACTGCGGCAAGGGCAACATCCGCATCAGCTGGATTTTTGTAAAAACGGCTCTGCTGCTCAATTATATGGGCCAGGGAGCTTGGCTAATTACCCACCAGGGCGAAATGCTGGGCACCCGTAACCCCTTCTATGAGCTTATGCCCGAGTGGTTCCTGCTCATCGGGATTGGTATTGCCACCATTGCGGCTATTATTGCCTCCCAGGCCCTTATTACGGGCTCATTTACGCTGGTAGCCGAAGCCATTCGCCTAAACATGTGGCCTAAGGTAAAGCTCAACTACCCCACCGATGTAAAGGGCCAGCTCTACGTACCTAGCATGAACCGCCTGCTACTGGCGGGCTGTATTGGAGTAGTGCTATACTTCCAGAAATCAGAGAACATGGAAGCGGCCTACGGCCTGGCCATTACGCTCACTATGCTCATGACCACACTGCTGCTTACCATGTGGCTGTACTCTAAGCGGGTGCCTATGGTGGCTATTGGCTTGTTTGTGCTGGTTTATGGTGCCATTGAGGGCTCCTTTCTGGTGGCCAACCTCATCAAGTTTCCTCACGGAGGCTGGGTATCATTGGCTATTGGGGCCACGCTTATGGGGGTAATGTACGTGTGGCTACGAGCTTATTACATCAAGCGCCGCCTCACCGAGTTTGTGAAGATTGAGCCCTACATGGAGGCCCTCAAGCAGCTCTCCGACGATGAATCCATTTCGAAATACGCCACCCACCTCGTGTTCATGAGCTCTGCGGAGCGGGCCTCGGAAATCGAATCAAAGATCATCTACTCCATTTTCCAGAAGCGGCCGAAACGGGCCGACATTTACTGGTTTGTGCACGTAGATACTACTGATGAGCCATATACCATGGAGTATAAGGTAACAGAGCTGGCCCCCGACGATGCCTTCCGCATTACCTTCCGCCTGGGCTTCCGGGTGGAGCAGCGCATTAACCTGTACTTCCGCAAAGTGGTAGAAGACCTGGTGCGTAACAAGGAAGTAGATATAACCTCCCGCTACGAGTCGTTGAGCAAGCAGCACGTAACCGGCGACTTCCGCTTTGTGGTGCTGGAGAAATTTCTGTCAGTGGAAAATGAGTTCCCGCTGGTGGAGAAGCTGGTCATGCAGGCCTACTTCTACATCAAGCAGTTCATTGCTTCGGAAGACAAGTACTTCGGTCTGGATACCAGCTCCGTGAAAGTGGAGAAAGTACCACTCGTAATTACGCCCGTCCGCGACGTGGCCTTAAAGCGGATTCAATAG
- a CDS encoding DUF202 domain-containing protein: MASSPLVSHALPGAHPDATLGISDRLALERTRLANERTVLAYLRTGIALVVAGFSLINFFRGNFYVWVGVILVPVGLGTVVLGWIRFRNKRLTILGVLHRHQAHHPSTLLVEE; this comes from the coding sequence GTGGCCTCCTCTCCTCTGGTTTCTCACGCCTTGCCTGGCGCCCACCCTGATGCCACACTGGGCATCAGCGACCGGCTGGCCCTGGAACGCACCCGTTTAGCCAATGAGCGGACGGTTCTGGCTTACCTACGCACCGGCATTGCGCTGGTGGTGGCCGGTTTTTCTCTGATTAACTTTTTCCGGGGCAATTTCTATGTGTGGGTGGGCGTAATACTGGTGCCCGTTGGCCTTGGCACGGTTGTACTGGGCTGGATCAGGTTCAGAAATAAGCGCCTTACCATTTTAGGTGTGTTGCACCGTCACCAGGCTCACCATCCCAGCACCTTGCTGGTAGAGGAATAG
- a CDS encoding M61 family metallopeptidase produces the protein MLHSRTRLLLAAALVALLSQFNLASAASPTLRYVLSMPAPQTHYFEVETTLNGFNKAYTDLKMPVWAPGSYLVREFAKNVEGFQATSGSEKLRTEKISKNTWRVYHAKGKEVKVNYRVYAFELSVRTSFIDAAHGYLNGSSVFMYPADNKQLGSTLEVHPAQGWTQVSTSLKPAGGTFTYTSSNYDELADSPIEIGNQKIYTFTANGTPHTVAMYGDPKVDEARLTRDMKRVCEEAQRVVDRNPLDRYLFIVHNIDRGTGGLEHLFSTTLSVSRNAYSSEAGWKGFLGLVAHEYFHLWNVKRIRPIALGPFDYDNENYTHMLWVSEGGTEYFSNLIVQRAGFLTPDEYLGDLSNSINRVENTPGNKQQSAAESSYDAWIKYYRPNENSVNTGISYYDKGEVIGAVLDLMVINETKGQKHLDDVMRYLYDQYYKKLGRGFTDEEYQDAVAKVAGRRFDDFFRRYVYGTETLPYETALGYAGLKLSVATAAATDVALGANFSAAGGKQTVSSVLRDGSAWQGGLSVGDEILAVDGARVTDDPNKLMTNRAVGSQVKLLVAREGQTKELTFPLLASSARRYRIERQTNPTAEQQTVLNKWLPVR, from the coding sequence ATGCTCCATTCCCGTACCCGCTTGCTGTTGGCGGCGGCCTTGGTGGCACTGCTAAGCCAGTTCAACCTGGCTTCTGCCGCGTCTCCTACGCTGCGCTACGTCTTGTCGATGCCGGCGCCGCAAACGCACTACTTTGAAGTAGAAACAACGCTGAACGGCTTTAACAAGGCCTACACCGACCTAAAAATGCCCGTGTGGGCTCCTGGCTCATACTTGGTGCGGGAGTTTGCTAAAAATGTAGAGGGCTTCCAGGCCACCTCGGGCAGCGAGAAGCTGCGAACTGAAAAGATTAGCAAGAATACTTGGCGCGTATACCATGCCAAGGGCAAGGAAGTTAAAGTAAACTACCGCGTGTATGCGTTTGAGCTGAGCGTACGCACCAGCTTTATTGATGCCGCTCATGGCTACCTTAATGGCAGCAGCGTATTCATGTACCCCGCTGATAACAAGCAGCTGGGCAGTACGCTGGAGGTGCACCCCGCCCAGGGCTGGACGCAGGTCAGCACCAGCCTCAAGCCCGCCGGAGGTACGTTTACCTACACCTCATCCAACTACGATGAGCTGGCCGATTCCCCCATTGAAATCGGTAACCAGAAGATTTACACCTTCACCGCCAATGGTACACCCCACACGGTGGCTATGTACGGCGACCCGAAAGTGGATGAAGCCCGCCTGACGCGTGACATGAAGCGCGTGTGTGAGGAGGCCCAACGCGTAGTAGACCGCAACCCCCTGGACCGCTACCTGTTCATTGTGCACAACATTGACCGGGGCACGGGTGGCTTGGAGCACCTGTTTTCTACCACCTTGTCGGTGTCGCGCAACGCGTACTCTTCGGAGGCTGGCTGGAAGGGTTTCCTGGGCCTGGTGGCGCACGAATACTTCCACCTGTGGAATGTAAAGCGCATCCGGCCAATTGCGCTGGGGCCGTTTGATTACGACAATGAAAACTACACCCATATGCTGTGGGTGAGTGAGGGCGGTACGGAGTACTTCTCAAACCTGATTGTGCAGCGCGCGGGCTTCCTGACGCCCGACGAGTATCTTGGGGACCTGAGCAACAGCATCAACCGCGTAGAAAACACCCCCGGCAATAAGCAGCAATCGGCTGCTGAGTCGAGCTATGATGCCTGGATTAAGTACTACCGCCCCAACGAAAACTCGGTTAATACTGGCATCAGCTACTATGACAAAGGGGAGGTAATTGGCGCCGTACTTGATTTGATGGTAATCAACGAAACCAAAGGCCAGAAGCACCTCGACGATGTAATGCGCTACCTCTACGACCAGTACTATAAAAAGCTGGGTCGGGGCTTCACCGATGAGGAGTACCAGGATGCGGTAGCTAAAGTAGCCGGCCGCCGCTTTGATGATTTCTTCCGCCGCTATGTATATGGCACCGAAACGCTGCCCTACGAAACAGCTCTGGGCTATGCTGGCCTGAAGCTTTCAGTGGCTACTGCTGCAGCTACTGACGTAGCCCTGGGCGCAAACTTCAGCGCTGCGGGTGGCAAGCAAACCGTTTCCAGTGTCTTGCGCGACGGCAGCGCCTGGCAAGGTGGCCTAAGTGTGGGCGACGAGATTCTGGCTGTTGATGGTGCGCGCGTTACCGACGACCCCAATAAGCTAATGACCAACCGCGCAGTAGGCTCGCAGGTGAAACTGCTTGTAGCCCGCGAAGGCCAAACCAAGGAGCTAACGTTCCCGCTATTGGCTTCTTCGGCTCGTCGCTACCGCATTGAGCGCCAGACCAACCCAACCGCTGAGCAGCAGACCGTGCTCAATAAGTGGCTACCTGTACGCTAA
- a CDS encoding C40 family peptidase, producing MRYIWLVFLTLAGVLLGRLAWVHLRPAAVPVATGTSVPAATPVQRVAYVVSSKRVPVRADSIVAFAMRQLGTNYCYAGSTPATGFDCSGFVNYVFARYKVPVPHSTALLINIGRSVPRQEARRGDIVVFTGTASNSTSPGHAGIVISDPGQPLRFVHSSSARRESGVKVSQVEGTDYERRFMQVRRVL from the coding sequence ATGCGATACATTTGGCTTGTTTTCCTGACCTTAGCTGGTGTGCTGCTAGGCCGCCTGGCCTGGGTGCACCTACGTCCTGCGGCCGTGCCCGTAGCCACCGGCACCAGTGTTCCGGCCGCTACACCGGTGCAGCGCGTAGCTTATGTGGTCAGCAGCAAGCGGGTACCCGTGCGCGCCGATAGTATAGTGGCCTTTGCCATGCGCCAACTAGGCACCAACTACTGCTACGCCGGTAGTACTCCCGCAACCGGCTTTGATTGCTCGGGCTTCGTGAACTACGTTTTTGCCCGTTACAAAGTCCCTGTTCCGCACTCTACAGCCTTACTTATAAATATTGGCAGAAGTGTGCCGCGCCAGGAAGCCCGCCGCGGCGATATTGTAGTATTTACCGGTACGGCCAGCAATTCAACCTCTCCCGGGCACGCGGGCATTGTTATCTCTGACCCCGGCCAGCCCCTACGCTTTGTGCATTCCTCTTCAGCGCGCCGCGAGTCTGGCGTGAAAGTCAGCCAGGTAGAGGGCACCGACTACGAGCGCCGCTTTATGCAGGTCCGCCGGGTGCTATAG
- a CDS encoding cupredoxin domain-containing protein: MESPEILVTLVGLSLIAFVLWYFFFSTREAVSAVSSSSGVQEVDITVKGGYSPDVIEVEKGKPVQLHFYRDEEASCSEEVLFPDFGIRRELPAFQTTLIELLPQQAGRFEFTCGMGMLRGSLVVK; the protein is encoded by the coding sequence ATGGAAAGTCCTGAAATACTAGTAACCCTGGTAGGCCTGAGCCTCATTGCTTTTGTGCTGTGGTACTTCTTTTTCTCAACCCGTGAGGCGGTGAGTGCGGTATCTTCCTCCTCGGGGGTGCAGGAGGTTGATATCACTGTGAAAGGAGGCTACTCACCCGATGTAATTGAGGTGGAAAAGGGCAAGCCTGTGCAGCTGCATTTTTACCGCGATGAAGAAGCCAGCTGCTCCGAAGAAGTGTTGTTTCCTGATTTCGGGATTCGGCGGGAGCTGCCGGCCTTTCAGACTACGCTCATTGAGCTGCTGCCCCAGCAGGCTGGCAGGTTTGAGTTTACCTGCGGCATGGGCATGCTACGCGGCAGCTTGGTGGTGAAATAA
- a CDS encoding FKBP-type peptidyl-prolyl cis-trans isomerase N-terminal domain-containing protein translates to MNLTSLKEQISYIIGRDMARNFAQQGLDIDVDTFAQSMKEALGGEPSRLTPEQMQAAMQQLQEQMGVGQEEDESQDSNSMNNKAEGEAFLAENKNKPGVQTLPSGLQYEVLTEGTGKKPGLGSSVTTHYHGTLINGNVFDSSYQRGQPATFGVNQVIAGWTEALQLMPEGSKWRLYIPSDLAYGRRGAGRDIGPDTALIFDVELLKVNN, encoded by the coding sequence ATGAACCTGACCAGCCTGAAAGAGCAGATCAGCTACATCATTGGGCGCGACATGGCCCGCAACTTTGCGCAACAAGGACTCGACATTGATGTTGATACGTTTGCGCAGAGCATGAAAGAAGCTCTGGGCGGCGAGCCCAGCCGCCTCACCCCCGAGCAAATGCAAGCCGCCATGCAGCAGCTGCAGGAGCAAATGGGTGTTGGGCAGGAAGAAGATGAATCTCAAGACTCCAACTCTATGAACAACAAAGCAGAAGGCGAAGCTTTCCTCGCGGAAAACAAGAACAAGCCCGGCGTGCAGACTCTGCCCAGTGGCCTACAGTACGAAGTGCTGACGGAAGGCACCGGCAAGAAGCCTGGCCTCGGCTCATCGGTTACTACTCACTACCACGGCACGCTCATCAACGGCAACGTGTTTGATAGCTCTTACCAGCGCGGCCAGCCGGCTACGTTTGGCGTAAATCAGGTAATTGCCGGCTGGACAGAAGCGCTGCAGTTGATGCCCGAAGGCTCTAAGTGGCGCCTCTACATTCCCTCTGATCTGGCCTACGGCCGCCGTGGCGCTGGCCGCGACATCGGCCCGGATACCGCGCTTATCTTCGACGTGGAACTCCTGAAAGTCAACAACTAA
- a CDS encoding chloride channel protein has protein sequence MPLRPVSLTHLFSGLRALNLPATLYFILRWLVLSALIGVLAGSASAYFLVSLEWVTTYRELHEWIIMWLPLAGLVVGAGYHYFGDRVARGNNLVLEEIHAPRMLIPLRLVPLVLGGTLITHLFGGSAGREGTAVQMGGALADQLTRVFRLRPRDRRLLLIAGMSAGFASVFGTPLAGAVFGLEVFLLGTIRYDAVLPAFLAAVSADFVTRAWGVGHTHYPQLAALPLTPLGLGCTLLAGGLFGLTARSFATLTHWVSRQFARVAYAPLRPVLGGALVVAAMWSLGTTRYSGLGVPVIVEAFHVTLPPLDFTLKLLLTALTLGSGFKGGEVTPLFFIGATLGSALSMVLPLPVALLAAMGFVAVFAGAANTPLACTLMGLELFGIQGGVYLGLACVVAYLFSGHRGIYSAQMIGQAKHLGLGREQGKRLGEL, from the coding sequence ATGCCTCTTCGTCCCGTTTCTCTTACTCACTTGTTCTCAGGGCTGCGCGCCCTCAACCTGCCTGCTACCCTGTATTTTATATTGCGGTGGTTGGTGCTCAGCGCATTAATTGGCGTGTTGGCTGGTTCGGCATCGGCCTACTTTCTGGTTTCTCTGGAGTGGGTAACAACTTACCGCGAGCTGCACGAGTGGATCATTATGTGGCTGCCCCTGGCCGGGCTGGTTGTAGGAGCTGGGTACCATTACTTTGGTGATAGGGTAGCGCGCGGCAACAATCTGGTATTAGAGGAGATTCATGCGCCCCGCATGCTCATTCCGCTCCGGCTGGTACCGCTGGTGCTGGGCGGCACGCTTATCACGCACCTGTTTGGGGGCTCAGCGGGCCGTGAGGGGACAGCCGTGCAAATGGGTGGCGCCCTAGCCGACCAGCTTACCCGCGTCTTTCGGCTCCGGCCCCGCGACCGGCGCCTGTTGCTTATTGCGGGCATGAGTGCCGGCTTTGCTTCGGTGTTTGGTACGCCGCTGGCAGGAGCAGTATTTGGGCTGGAGGTGTTTCTGCTGGGCACTATTCGGTACGATGCCGTGCTACCGGCCTTCCTGGCCGCCGTCAGCGCCGATTTTGTTACCCGAGCCTGGGGCGTAGGCCACACGCACTACCCGCAGCTGGCTGCACTGCCTCTCACGCCCCTTGGGCTGGGCTGCACCTTACTGGCCGGGGGGCTATTTGGGCTCACCGCGCGCAGTTTCGCAACGCTTACTCACTGGGTTAGCCGGCAGTTTGCCCGGGTGGCCTACGCACCCTTGCGGCCCGTATTAGGGGGGGCGCTGGTGGTGGCAGCCATGTGGAGTTTGGGCACTACTCGCTACAGTGGCCTAGGGGTGCCAGTAATTGTGGAGGCGTTTCACGTGACTCTGCCGCCACTTGATTTCACCCTGAAATTGCTGCTTACGGCCCTCACCCTAGGTAGCGGCTTTAAGGGAGGAGAGGTTACCCCGCTGTTTTTTATTGGGGCTACGCTGGGTAGCGCGCTATCAATGGTGCTGCCGCTGCCGGTGGCGCTATTGGCGGCCATGGGCTTTGTGGCCGTGTTTGCAGGAGCCGCCAACACCCCGCTGGCCTGTACGCTCATGGGGCTGGAGCTATTTGGCATTCAGGGAGGCGTTTATTTGGGGCTAGCGTGCGTAGTGGCCTACTTATTTTCGGGGCACCGGGGTATCTACTCAGCCCAGATGATTGGCCAGGCCAAGCACCTGGGCCTGGGCCGCGAACAAGGCAAGCGCTTAGGTGAGCTATAG
- a CDS encoding heavy metal translocating P-type ATPase, giving the protein MNQQDIVCGMMVDEATATHRSHFHDKEYVFCSANCQHKFEANPTQYVAAEPAASPAAAATRQAESAREQVAPPTQAPADTALATLDIEGMTCASCASFVEKSLSRTPGVHKALVNYATERATVEYLPTQASPETLKEAVMKAGYGVAAPAAPDTSAADRQAELDQQKAVAYQKLKRRLWVAVGLAALVMLLTMVMLWPALAARINMQGLNYVLLGLTLPVLLYSGREFYTSAWNAFLHRAANMDTLIAVGTGAAFLYSLAATVAPQFFMQHGLMPEVYYDTTATIIALILVGKVLEQRAKTQTSAAIKSLMSLQAKTARVVHGEQEIDLPIEQVRPGDVVVVRPGEKVATDGVVVLGHSAVDEAMLTGESLPVEKKTGDSVFGATLNKTGSFRFRVTKVGAETMLSQIVKLVEDAQGSRAPIQRLADKVSAVFVPTVVCIAILTFVLWFDLAPVATRFPLALVNFVAVLIIACPCALGLATPTAIMVSTGKGAENGVLIRNAEALEKAHQVTTILLDKTGTITRGEPAVTDVLVAATYDINQVLQLVAAVERQSEHPLAEAVVRYAEAEQVPRAAVEGFRAVEGRGATATANGEQVLIGNQRLLTEAGVELSAELAAQANELLGQAKTVLYVAIGGQAAALIGVADTVRETSAAAIHRLQTMGLEVVMMTGDNPQTAEKIAHQVGIKRFFAEVLPQDKAGKVQELQAEGRVVAMVGDGINDAPALAQADIGLAMGAGTDVAMEAAGITLMRSDLQGVVTAIQLSKQTIRTIRQNLFFAFIYNVLGIPIAAGVLYPLFGIALSPMLAAGAMALSSVSVLTNSLRLRSFEGAKS; this is encoded by the coding sequence ATGAATCAGCAAGATATAGTGTGCGGAATGATGGTTGATGAGGCTACGGCCACGCATCGTTCGCACTTCCATGATAAAGAGTACGTTTTTTGCTCCGCAAACTGCCAACATAAGTTTGAGGCAAACCCTACCCAATACGTTGCCGCCGAACCGGCAGCATCTCCGGCGGCCGCAGCAACCCGGCAGGCTGAATCAGCCAGGGAGCAGGTAGCTCCGCCCACCCAGGCCCCCGCCGATACTGCGCTGGCTACCCTTGATATCGAGGGGATGACCTGTGCCTCCTGTGCCTCCTTCGTGGAGAAGTCATTGTCGCGTACGCCGGGCGTACACAAAGCCTTAGTGAACTACGCCACTGAGCGGGCCACCGTGGAGTACCTGCCTACCCAAGCCTCGCCGGAAACGTTGAAAGAGGCCGTGATGAAGGCCGGCTACGGAGTAGCGGCCCCTGCCGCCCCCGATACCAGCGCCGCCGACCGCCAGGCTGAGCTAGACCAGCAGAAAGCCGTGGCCTACCAAAAGCTTAAGCGCCGCCTGTGGGTGGCGGTGGGACTGGCTGCTCTGGTTATGCTGCTCACCATGGTTATGCTATGGCCCGCATTAGCCGCCCGTATCAATATGCAAGGGCTCAACTATGTGCTGCTGGGTCTTACCCTGCCAGTACTACTGTACAGCGGCCGGGAGTTTTATACGTCTGCCTGGAACGCCTTCCTGCACCGGGCGGCCAATATGGACACTCTTATTGCAGTGGGTACCGGTGCAGCTTTCCTGTATAGCCTGGCGGCCACCGTGGCGCCGCAGTTCTTTATGCAGCATGGCCTTATGCCGGAGGTGTATTATGATACTACTGCCACCATTATCGCCCTGATTCTGGTGGGGAAGGTGCTAGAGCAACGGGCTAAAACCCAAACCTCCGCCGCCATTAAGTCGCTGATGAGTCTGCAGGCTAAAACCGCCCGCGTAGTGCACGGAGAGCAGGAAATTGACCTCCCCATTGAGCAGGTGCGCCCTGGCGATGTAGTAGTAGTGCGCCCCGGAGAAAAGGTAGCCACCGATGGCGTAGTGGTGCTGGGCCACTCCGCCGTGGATGAAGCCATGCTCACGGGCGAGAGTCTGCCAGTGGAGAAAAAGACTGGCGACAGCGTTTTTGGGGCTACGCTGAATAAAACCGGCTCTTTCCGTTTTCGCGTTACCAAAGTAGGCGCCGAAACCATGCTGTCGCAGATTGTGAAGCTGGTGGAGGATGCGCAAGGTAGCCGGGCGCCCATTCAGCGCCTCGCCGATAAGGTTAGCGCCGTATTCGTGCCCACGGTGGTTTGCATCGCCATCCTCACCTTCGTGCTTTGGTTTGACCTGGCCCCCGTTGCAACGCGGTTTCCACTGGCTCTGGTCAACTTTGTAGCCGTATTAATCATTGCCTGCCCTTGCGCACTGGGGTTAGCTACACCCACCGCCATCATGGTGAGCACCGGTAAGGGCGCCGAAAATGGGGTGCTCATCCGCAACGCCGAAGCCCTGGAGAAAGCGCACCAGGTCACTACCATCTTGCTTGATAAAACCGGCACTATTACCCGCGGAGAGCCCGCCGTAACGGACGTGCTTGTAGCCGCGACTTATGATATCAACCAAGTGCTCCAGCTAGTGGCAGCCGTGGAGCGTCAGTCTGAGCACCCGCTGGCGGAGGCCGTAGTACGGTATGCGGAGGCTGAGCAGGTGCCCCGCGCGGCAGTGGAAGGCTTTCGGGCCGTGGAAGGGCGCGGTGCTACCGCCACCGCAAACGGGGAGCAGGTACTTATTGGCAACCAGCGCCTGCTCACAGAAGCAGGGGTAGAGCTGTCTGCGGAGCTGGCAGCACAAGCCAACGAGTTGCTGGGCCAGGCTAAAACAGTACTATACGTTGCCATTGGGGGACAGGCCGCCGCCCTAATTGGCGTAGCCGATACGGTGCGCGAAACCTCAGCTGCCGCAATTCACCGCTTGCAGACTATGGGCCTGGAAGTGGTAATGATGACGGGCGACAATCCGCAGACCGCCGAAAAAATTGCGCACCAGGTGGGCATTAAGCGGTTTTTTGCCGAAGTGCTACCCCAGGATAAGGCCGGCAAGGTGCAGGAGCTACAGGCTGAAGGCCGCGTGGTGGCCATGGTGGGCGACGGCATCAATGATGCCCCCGCGCTAGCGCAGGCCGATATTGGCCTGGCCATGGGGGCTGGCACCGACGTAGCTATGGAAGCCGCCGGCATCACGCTCATGCGCTCTGACTTGCAGGGCGTAGTAACGGCCATTCAGCTGTCTAAGCAGACCATCCGAACCATCCGGCAGAACCTGTTTTTTGCCTTCATCTACAATGTGCTGGGCATTCCTATTGCGGCAGGGGTACTGTATCCGCTGTTCGGCATTGCCCTTTCACCCATGCTGGCCGCCGGGGCCATGGCCCTGAGCTCCGTATCGGTGCTTACCAATTCACTGCGGCTGCGCTCCTTTGAAGGGGCTAAGTCATAA